One region of Paraburkholderia phymatum STM815 genomic DNA includes:
- a CDS encoding nitrite/sulfite reductase: protein MYQYNEFDKAFLLNRAAQFRDQIERWQDGRLSEDAFRPLRLQNGWYVQRHAPMLRVAVPYGELSSAQLRVLARVAREYDAPEADVYRQALDAQRKLGTVRLPTHHAHFTTRTNVQFNWIPLAKAADVMDLLATVDMHGIQTSGNCIRNISCDERAGVAPDEIADPRPFAEIMRQWTTLHPEFAFLPRKFKIAITGADDDRAATQWHDVGLRLRRGENGELGFRVTVGGGMGRTPVIGTVLREFLPWQHIMNYIEAVVRVYNQYGRRDNKYKARIKILVKAEGQKYIDEVEEEFRQIVEHDGGPHTIPRGELERVSAYFAQPVADSVARPVDPAARQAIHDAALHNPPFARWLKRNVARHKNPLLCIVTLSFKRLLQAPGDASADQLDHLADLVDSFSAGEARVTHTQNIVLPWVHENDLLALWEAAREVGLASANVNLLTDMIACPGGDFCALANARSLPISQAITERYQDMDELEDIGEVDLHISGCINSCGHHHSGHIGILGVDKDGSEWYQVTLGGSDGSHASGDAQPGKVIGPSFSAHEVPDVIEAVLRTYVERRTHSGSARETFIETVRRIGPEPFKAAAHAVRTPVEVPA, encoded by the coding sequence ATGTATCAGTACAACGAGTTTGACAAAGCATTTCTGCTCAATCGAGCCGCGCAGTTCCGCGACCAGATCGAACGATGGCAGGACGGCCGATTGAGCGAAGACGCCTTCCGTCCGTTGCGTCTGCAAAACGGCTGGTACGTGCAGCGGCATGCGCCGATGCTGCGCGTCGCGGTGCCATACGGCGAGCTCTCGAGTGCGCAACTGCGCGTGCTCGCGCGCGTGGCGCGCGAATACGATGCGCCCGAGGCGGATGTCTATCGTCAGGCGCTGGACGCCCAGCGCAAGCTCGGCACCGTTCGCCTGCCGACGCATCACGCGCACTTCACCACGCGCACCAATGTGCAGTTCAACTGGATTCCGCTCGCGAAAGCCGCCGACGTGATGGATCTGCTCGCGACGGTCGACATGCATGGCATCCAGACAAGCGGCAACTGCATCCGCAACATCTCGTGCGACGAGCGCGCCGGTGTCGCGCCCGATGAAATCGCCGACCCGCGCCCCTTCGCTGAAATCATGCGGCAGTGGACGACGCTGCATCCCGAGTTCGCGTTTCTGCCGCGCAAGTTCAAGATTGCAATTACAGGCGCCGACGACGACCGCGCCGCAACGCAATGGCATGACGTCGGCCTGCGGCTGCGCCGCGGCGAGAACGGCGAACTCGGCTTTCGCGTGACCGTCGGCGGCGGAATGGGGCGCACGCCCGTGATCGGCACGGTGCTGCGCGAGTTTCTGCCGTGGCAGCACATCATGAACTACATCGAGGCCGTGGTCCGCGTGTACAACCAGTACGGGCGGCGCGACAACAAATACAAGGCGCGCATCAAGATTCTCGTCAAGGCGGAAGGCCAGAAATATATCGACGAAGTGGAAGAAGAATTTCGCCAGATCGTCGAGCATGACGGCGGGCCGCATACGATACCGCGTGGCGAACTGGAACGCGTCAGCGCGTATTTCGCGCAGCCCGTGGCGGATTCTGTTGCCCGGCCTGTCGATCCCGCCGCGCGCCAGGCGATTCACGACGCCGCGCTGCATAACCCGCCCTTCGCGCGCTGGCTGAAGCGCAACGTCGCGCGCCACAAGAATCCGCTGCTGTGCATCGTCACGCTGTCGTTCAAGCGTCTGCTGCAGGCGCCCGGCGATGCATCCGCCGATCAGCTCGACCATCTCGCCGATCTCGTCGACAGCTTCTCTGCCGGCGAAGCCCGCGTCACGCATACGCAGAACATCGTGCTGCCCTGGGTACACGAGAACGATCTGCTCGCGTTGTGGGAAGCGGCGCGCGAAGTGGGACTCGCGAGCGCCAACGTGAATCTGTTGACGGACATGATCGCGTGTCCGGGCGGCGATTTTTGCGCGCTGGCGAACGCGCGCTCGCTGCCCATCTCGCAAGCGATCACGGAGCGCTATCAGGACATGGACGAACTCGAGGATATCGGCGAAGTGGATCTGCATATCAGCGGCTGCATCAATTCATGCGGCCATCATCACAGCGGACATATCGGCATTCTCGGCGTCGACAAGGACGGGAGCGAGTGGTATCAGGTCACGCTCGGTGGTTCGGATGGATCGCATGCAAGCGGCGACGCACAGCCGGGCAAGGTGATCGGGCCGTCGTTTTCCGCACACGAAGTTCCCGACGTTATCGAAGCCGTATTGCGCACGTATGTCGAGCGACGCACGCATTCTGGCTCGGCTCGCGAGACGTTCATCGAAACTGTGCGGCGCATCGGACCCGAGCCGTTCAAGGCGGCGGCGCATGCCGTGCGCACGCCCGTTGAGGTGCCGGCATGA
- a CDS encoding MEKHLA domain-containing protein, with protein MDLRTDLTFFNLLTGSYARLLGASLVREREHAEDAAAWLYHDAPFGLLAHNSADDPVFVYGNRRAQSLFGYDWDELTALPSRLSAEAPERSERQAFLDQVTRNGYVSGYRGVRIAKTGQRFWIERATVWQLIDEHGKLHGQAAMIPHTTALRD; from the coding sequence ATGGATTTACGCACCGACCTGACCTTCTTCAATCTGCTCACGGGCAGCTATGCGCGCCTGCTCGGCGCGTCACTCGTTCGGGAGCGCGAGCACGCAGAAGATGCCGCTGCATGGCTGTATCATGACGCGCCGTTCGGGCTGCTCGCGCACAATTCGGCTGACGACCCGGTGTTCGTCTACGGCAACCGGCGCGCACAGTCGTTGTTCGGATACGACTGGGACGAACTCACGGCCCTGCCTTCCCGCCTTTCCGCAGAAGCGCCCGAGCGCAGCGAACGTCAGGCGTTCCTCGATCAGGTGACGCGCAACGGCTATGTGTCGGGCTATCGCGGCGTGCGGATTGCGAAGACGGGCCAGCGCTTCTGGATCGAACGCGCGACCGTGTGGCAACTGATCGACGAGCACGGCAAGCTGCACGGCCAGGCAGCGATGATTCCGCATACAACTGCGTTGCGCGACTAG